The following DNA comes from Holophagaceae bacterium.
GCGCGCGCCGCCGGCGGGCTCCAGGGCCACGACCTCCACGAATTGCGGCGTGGGTTCCAGGAGCCTCCAGACGCGCAGATCCGCCGGGAAGGGGGCCAGGGGCCTCAGGTCCGGCGTGATGGCGCCCGCCTTGTAGGCTCGCAGGGCGGGGTAGAGCTGGAGGAAACTCTCCACCCGGGCCACTTCGCGAACGGCGATGCCGGCTTCGGCGAAGCGCTGGCTGTTGGCGCCGCCGTAGGGATCGTCCCGCAGCCAATCCACGAAAGGCTGGTCCGCCAGATCCGCCACTTTCAGGTACTGGCGGGTGTCGTGTTTTTTTGCGGTGGGCGAACCCGGCGCTGCCAGGACGACAAAAGGCAGTCTGGCCAGCACCTGGCTTTCCACGCCTCGGTGCGGGGGCAGGGGCGTGAATCCAAGCGCCAGATCCAATTGCCGGGACTGCACCTGCCGCACCAGATCGAAAGCGCCGCCGTAGCTTGTCTCCAGTTTGATGTCGCGCTTGGCCATCTCCACCGTGATGCCGTCCAGCAGGGCCGTCGAGAGCGTGGGATTCAAGCCCAGCCTCAGGTTGGGTTCCAGACTCGCGAAATCCTGAAGCCGCTTGAGGTCCAATTGATGGAGGGGGCCCTGGGCCGCAGCATAGAGGCGCTCGCCCCGGGGCGTGAGCCTGAGCCGTTTTCCAGGCCCCCTGTCAAGCAGTGGCTCGCCCGCGGCCACGGAATCTTCAAGGGCCCGCAGGTGCTCGCTCACCACACTTCGTGCCACGCCGAGATGCTGGGCCGCGCCTTCCAGCGTCCCCGTCTCCACGGTGATGACGAAGGATTCCAGCCAAGTCAGGTGGCGCTGCAGTTTGCGGAGGGCCATGAGCGGATTATGCGGTGAATCGGCCTCGGGCAAGTAGCTTGAATGCGCGGACCGCTGGAACGCCCACGTTCCTGATGGGTTCTAGATCAGTCAGGGAAGTTGCGCCTTTCACGGATCTTCAGGATGCCACCCTGTCCAGCCAGGATGAAATGTAGTCGGCGACTTCTTCCCAATCCTTCTGGCCGATGGTTAAGTGCGTGCGGGCCGCGGATGCTAGGGACTCCGGGACGACATGGGTTTCATCGGCTGTCCGCTGTTCCGCCAGCGTTTTTGATGAGACTCAGTCCTTGCTGGAATCCTCGGACTTTCCGGCTTCATCCGGGCCGGAGAATCTGGCGGCCTTCAGATGGAATTCGTCCCGCCACACGGCCCGCGGTTGGCCGGGCAGCGGTTCGGCGGCCTTGATTTGAATGCGGCGGAGGCGGCGGATCGCCAGGAGCGCGAGCAGCAACAAGGGCTCTGGGTATTCCGTGAGCAGACGCAACGGAGTCAGCAGGAACTGGTCGGGCCGGGCGCCTCCGGCAAAGTAGTTGTCCAGGATCCAGACTTCTTCGCCGGCCTCGATCTTCAGGCACTCCTCTTTGGTGAGGACGAGGTTGCGCTGGCGGCCGCCGCGCCTAGCCTGCGCTTTGCCCGTGATGCGGCCCTGTTCATCGCGCTCCACGAGCAGAATCTCCACCTTGGAGATGCCCGGTGTCTGCCAGCTCCCGAAAGGCGCAAAGAACACGAGCATGCCCTGCACGAGCACCACGAAGGCGATGCCGGCCACCAGGATCCAGAGCCCCGTGATCGCGGCCCATCGCCAGTTGCCAGGGGAGATCTTCATGGGATGAGTATCGCAGCAGGTGAGTGCCGCGTCCTCAGGCCGTGTAGCCGCCGTCGATCAAAAGTTCACTTCCCGTCATCGTCGCGGCCGCATCCGAGGCCAGGAAATGGATGGCTGCGGCGATTTCCTCTGGCGTTGCGAAACGTCCCAAGGGTTGGGCGGCTTCCAGGCCGGCCCAGGCGGCCGCTTCGCCCTGGGCCGCGACGAGTTCCTGGAAGAAGGGCATGGACGTCCACATGGGTGTGCGGACGCCTGCGGGCACCACGAGGTTGATGCGGATGCCATCCTTGGCGGCAGCGCATTCCAGAGCGGCGGATTTCGCAAGCATATTCAGCCCCGCCTTGCTCGCCGCGTAGGCGCTGGCGCCAGGAGTGGCTTTGAGACCCGAAGCTGAGGACACCAGGACAATGCTTCCGCTATTGCGGCCCCGCATCGCGCGGATCCCGTGTTTCACTGCAAGGAAAGCGCCTTCCAGGTTCACCGCCATAATGTTGCGCCATTCGTCAATGGACATTTCATCCACGGGTTTGGCGAAAGAGATCCCCGCACAGGCCACCAACACGTCCAGGCGGCCGAAG
Coding sequences within:
- a CDS encoding LysR family transcriptional regulator; translation: MALRKLQRHLTWLESFVITVETGTLEGAAQHLGVARSVVSEHLRALEDSVAAGEPLLDRGPGKRLRLTPRGERLYAAAQGPLHQLDLKRLQDFASLEPNLRLGLNPTLSTALLDGITVEMAKRDIKLETSYGGAFDLVRQVQSRQLDLALGFTPLPPHRGVESQVLARLPFVVLAAPGSPTAKKHDTRQYLKVADLADQPFVDWLRDDPYGGANSQRFAEAGIAVREVARVESFLQLYPALRAYKAGAITPDLRPLAPFPADLRVWRLLEPTPQFVEVVALEPAGGARAEALACLGFLKARLARFHS
- a CDS encoding SDR family oxidoreductase, which encodes MRSRPDGKIVFITGAGSGIGHAAALRFSADDAVVVAADVNFPAVAELADGITDSGGQALAVQLEVSDEVQWEAALAETMKAFGRLDVLVACAGISFAKPVDEMSIDEWRNIMAVNLEGAFLAVKHGIRAMRGRNSGSIVLVSSASGLKATPGASAYAASKAGLNMLAKSAALECAAAKDGIRINLVVPAGVRTPMWTSMPFFQELVAAQGEAAAWAGLEAAQPLGRFATPEEIAAAIHFLASDAAATMTGSELLIDGGYTA